In Streptococcus parapneumoniae, the genomic stretch AAATTGAAAGAACCTGTTGGACAAGTTTTGTCAGACGTGAATCAGCAGTTGTCCAACTATGTTAGAGGGCAAGTAACAGTGGCTATTATTGTAGCAGTAATGTTTATTATCTTCTTTAAGATTATCGGTCTACGTTATGCGGTTACGCTTGGTGTTACTGCTGGTATTTTAAATCTGGTTCCTTATCTTGGTAGTTTCCTAGCCATGCTTCCTGCCCTAGTCTTGGGCTTGATTGCTGGGCCAGTCATGCTTTTGAAAGTAGTGATTGTCTTTATCGTAGAACAAACTATTGAAGGCCGTTTTGTCTCTCCATTGATTTTGGGAAGTCAATTAAACATCCATCCTATTAATGTTCTCTTTGTCTTGTTAACTTCGGGCTCTATGTTTGGTATTTGGGGAGTCTTGCTTGGTATTCCAGTTTATGCCTCTGCTAAAGTTGTCATTTCAGCCATTTTTGAATGGTATAAGGTAGTCAGTGGTCTATATGAATTAGAGGGCGAGGAAGTCAAGAGTGAACAATAGTCAACAGATGTTACAGGCTTTGGAAGAGCAAGATTTAGCCAAGGCTGAGCATTATTTCGCTAAAGCTTTAGAAAATGATTCAAGTGACCTTCTGTATGAGTTGGCAACTTATCTTGAAGGAATTGGTTTCTATCCTCAGGCCAAGGAAATTTACCTGAAAATCGTAGAGGATTTTCCAGAGGTTCATCTTAATCTAGCGGCTATTGCTAGCGAAGATGGTCAAATCGAAGAAGCCTTCGCTTATCTTGAGGAAATCAAAGCTGACAGTGACTGGTATGTTTCGGCTTTGCTTCTTAAGGCAGACCTCTACCAGCTGGAGGGTTTGACAGATGTAGCGCGTGAGAAATTGCTGGAGGCTTTGACCTACTCAGAGGATCCTCTCTTGATATTGGGCTTGGCAGAATTGGATAGTGAGTTGGAAAATTACCAAGAGGCCATTCAAGGCTATGCCCAGTTAGATAATCGTACTATTTATGAGCAAACAGGCATTTCGACCTATCAACGAATTGGCTTTGCCTATGCCCAGTTAGGGAAATTTGAAACGGCCACAGAGTTTTTAGAAAAAGCCCTGGAGTTAGAATACGATGACCTAACAGCTTTTGAGTTGGCCAGTCTTTACTTTGATCAAGAAGAATACCAAAAGGCCGTCCTCTACTTTAAGCAGATCGATACCATTTCTCCTGACTTTGAAGGTTATGAGTATGGATATAGCCAGGCCTTACATAAGGAACATCAAGTTCAAGAAGCACTACGTATCGCTAAGCAAGGCTTAGAGAAAAATCCCTTTGAAACTCGCCTCTTGCTAGCTGCTTCGCAATTCTCTTATGAATTGCATGATGCTAGTGGTGCAGAAAATTACCTCCTTACTGCTAAAGCAGATGCTGAGGATACGGAAGAAATCTTACTCCGTTTAGCCACTATTTATCTGGAGCAGGAGCGTTATGAGGATATTATAGACTTGCAGAGCGATGAGCCAGAAAATCTCTTGACCAAATGGATGATTGCTCGTTCCTATCAAGAAATGGAAGATTTAGATACCGCCTACGAGCATTACCAAGGGTTGGCAGGAGATTTGAAGGACAATCCAGAATTTCTGGAACACTATATCTATCTCTTGCGTGAATTGGGACATTTTGAAGAAGCAAAAGTCCATGCTCACGCTTACTTAAAACTGATTCCAGATGATGTGCAAATGCAAGAACTGTTTGAGAGATTGTAAGAATATTTAAACATATAGAACTGTAGTTTATCTCTTTTGATAGCTACGGTTTTTATTTGTATATGATAGAATTTTTTTGCAAAAATGGTTGGTTATTTTGTTTATTCATGCTATAATAGGAACAATTACTTTTAGGAGGTGCAGTATGTCTTATTTATTTGAGATATTACCGAGTTTACTGAATGGTGCGAGCACGACTGTACAGGTCTTTGCACTGGTCTTGATTTTTTCTATTCCCTTGGGCGTTTTGATTGCCTTTGCCTTGCAAGTCCATTGGAAGCCCCTCCATTATCTGATTAACATTTACATCTGGGTTATGCGAGGAACCCCCTTACTCTTGCAACTGATTTTTATTTATTATGTGCTCCCAAGTATTGGGATTCGTTTAGACCGCCTTCCTGCAGCTATTATTGCCTTTGTTCTCAACTATGCAGCTTACTTTGCAGAAATTTTCCGTGGGGGAATTGACACTATTCCAAGAGGACAGTATGAGGCTGCCAAGGTCTTGAAGTTTAGCCCTTTTGACACAGTGCGCTATATTATCTTGCCCCAAGTGACCAAGATCGTGCTTCCTAGTGTCTTTAATGAAGTTATGAGTTTGGTCAAGGATACTTCTTTGGTCTATGCTCTCGGAATTTCAGACCTTATCTTGGCTAGTCGAACAGCTGCCAACCGTGATGCTAGTCTAGTTCCTATGTTCTTGGCAGGAGCCATTTACTTGATTTTGATTGGGATTGTGACAATTATTTCCAAAAAAGTTGAGAAGAAGTATAGTTATTATAGATAGGAGGCTGCCATGTTAGAATTACGAAATATCAATAAGAAATTTGGAGACAAACAAATCCTGTCTAATTTCAGTCTAAGTATTCCTGAAAAGCAAATCCTGGCTATCGTTGGACCTTCTGGTGGAGGTAAGACAACTCTTTTACGTATGCTTGCAGGTCTTGAAACTATTGATTCAGGGCAAATCTTTTATAATGGACAACCTTTAGAGCTGGATGAATTACAGAAGCGCAATCTACTGGGATTTGTATTCCAAGATTTTCAACTGTTCCCTCATTTATCAGTTCTGGACAATTTGACTTTATCGCCTGTGAAGACCATGGGGATGAAGCAGGAGGAGGCTGAGAAGAAGGCGCGTGGTCTCTTGGAACAATTAGGACTAGCAGGGCATGCAGATGCCTATCCATTTTCATTATCTGGTGGGCAAAAGCAGCGGGTGGCCTTGGCGCGTGCTATGATGATCGACCCAGAAATCATTGGCTACGATGAACCAACTTCTGCCCTAGATCCAGAATTGCGCTTGGAAGTGGAGAAGCTAATCTTGCAAAATAGGGAACTTGGGATGACACAGATTGTGGTAACCCACGATTTGCAGTTCGCGGAAAATATTGCAGATGTATTATTGAAAGTAGAACCTAAATAGGAGGAAAAATTGATGAAAAAATGGATGCTTGTATTAGTCAGTCTGATGACTGCTTTGTTCTTGGTAGCTTGTGGGAAAAATGCTAGCGAAACTAGTGGAGATAATTGGTCTAAGTACGAGTCTAACAAGTCTATTACTATTGGATTTGATAGTACTTTTGTTCCAATGGGATTTGCTCAGAAAGATGGTTCTTATGCAGGATTTGATATTGATTTAGCTACAGCTGTTTTTGAAAAATACGGAATTACGGTAAATTGGCAACCGATTGATTGGGATTTGAAAGAAGCTGAATTGACAAAAGGAACGATTGATCTGATTTGGAATGGTTATTCCGCTACAGATGAACGCCGTGAAAAGGTGGCATTCAGTAACTCATATATGAAGAATGAGCAGGTATTGGTGACCAAGAAATCATCTGGTATCACGACTGCAAAGGATATGGCTGGAAAGACATTAGGAGCTCAAGCTGGCTCATCTGGTTATGCGGACTTTGAAGCAAACCCAGCGATTTTGAAGGATATTGTCGCTAATAAGGAAGCGAATCAATACCAAACCTTTAATGAAGCCTTGATTGATTTGAAAAATGATCGAATTGATGGTCTATTGATTGATCGTGTCTATGCAAACTATTATTTAGAAGCAGAAGGCGTTTTAAACGATTATAATGTCTTTACAGTTGGACTAGAAACAGAAGCTTTTGCGGTTGGAGCCCGTAAGGAAGATACAACCTTGGTTAAGAAGATAAATGAAGCTTTTTCTAGTCTTTACAAGGACGGTAAATTCCAAGAAATCAGCCAAAAATGGTTTGGAGAAGATGTAGCAACCAAAGAAGTAAAAGAAGGACAGTAAGATAAAATAGTGGCTGAGACTGCGTTTTGATTAGCAAAACGTAGTTTTTTTATAATCTAGGAAAACGATAATAGCGATTGAATCTGCATAATTGAATATGGAATAGCCCACTGTGATTTCTAAACCATTGTTAAAAATTGATTTGACTTCCAAAATTAAAATGTTCTGTAATGAAATGCTGATGTAACTGTTTTAGGAACAATAAAACGCATAATATCAAGGTTTTTGAACCTTATATTATGCGTTTTGTGATTGTTAGCTGATTTTTTACAATCCTGCGAAATCTTTGATTTCTTGTGCTGACATTGAAGAGTCGCAACGGACGTTGATTTGTCCATCTGCAACGTGAACAAAGCCTGGTACAGTTGGGATTCCATAGCGTGAGCGGAATGCTTGTAACTCATTGAGTTGGCTTGGTTCTTCACTGTTGATGAAGTAGATGTGAGCTTTGGTTTCAGCTACGACACCTGCCAAAGTACCTGCAAATTTACGGCAGTAAGGGCAAGTTTTACGACCGATAAAGAAGGTTGCAGTTTCTTTTTTATCAAGAGCTTCTTGCGCACGCGCAACTGTAGTGACTTCAAGGTCTTTGATGTTATCTAAAAATTGTTCCATGAGATTACCTCGCTTTCATTGATATGTCTAGTATGCCATAAAGTTTCTAAAATTGCTTAGATTTGATACGAAAAAAAGATGAGATTGGTTAGTCTCATCTTTTATAGGTCTTTATTTTACAAAAGCATTGATTTCTGCTTCGATGTTAGCGATTTTAGCTTGTGATTCTTCGTTTGTTTCTCCTACAACTGCAATGTAGAACTTGATTTTTGGTTCTGTACCTGAAGGACGAACGGCAATCCATGAACCGTCAGCAAGTGTGTATTTCAACACATCACTTGGAGGAGTTGTCAAGTTTGTAACAGTTCCGTCTGCAGCAGTAGCTGTTTGAGCTTTGAAGTCTTCTACGACAGTGATAGCTGTTGCATTCCATTCTTTTGGAGCATTGTTGCGGAATTTAGCCATAATCGCTTTGATTTGTTCTGCACCATCGACACCTGAAAGGGTAACAGAGATAGTCTTTTCTGCGTAGTAGCCGTACTCTTTGTAGATTTCTTCGATACCGTCAGCAAGGGTCAAACCACGTGAACGGTAGTAGGCAGCAAGTTCAGCAACGACTAGAACGGCTTGGATAGCATCTTTATCACGTACGAATGGTTTAATCAAGTAACCGAAGCTTTCTTCAAATCCCATCATGTATGTGTGATTGTGTTGTTCTTCGAATTCTTGGATTTTTTCAGCGATAAATTTGAAACCTGTCAAAACGTTGAACATAGTTGCGCCGTAGCTTTCAGCAATCTTTGTTACCAAGTCAGTTGATACGATAGATTTACATAGGGCTGCATTTTCAGGAAGAGTTCCAGCGTTTTTGTGGGCTTCCAAGATGTATTTTGCCATGATAGCACCGATTTGGTTACCTGAAAGGTTGAGGTAGCTACCATCTTTTTGAAGAACTTC encodes the following:
- a CDS encoding tetratricopeptide repeat protein, with product MNNSQQMLQALEEQDLAKAEHYFAKALENDSSDLLYELATYLEGIGFYPQAKEIYLKIVEDFPEVHLNLAAIASEDGQIEEAFAYLEEIKADSDWYVSALLLKADLYQLEGLTDVAREKLLEALTYSEDPLLILGLAELDSELENYQEAIQGYAQLDNRTIYEQTGISTYQRIGFAYAQLGKFETATEFLEKALELEYDDLTAFELASLYFDQEEYQKAVLYFKQIDTISPDFEGYEYGYSQALHKEHQVQEALRIAKQGLEKNPFETRLLLAASQFSYELHDASGAENYLLTAKADAEDTEEILLRLATIYLEQERYEDIIDLQSDEPENLLTKWMIARSYQEMEDLDTAYEHYQGLAGDLKDNPEFLEHYIYLLRELGHFEEAKVHAHAYLKLIPDDVQMQELFERL
- a CDS encoding amino acid ABC transporter permease, giving the protein MSYLFEILPSLLNGASTTVQVFALVLIFSIPLGVLIAFALQVHWKPLHYLINIYIWVMRGTPLLLQLIFIYYVLPSIGIRLDRLPAAIIAFVLNYAAYFAEIFRGGIDTIPRGQYEAAKVLKFSPFDTVRYIILPQVTKIVLPSVFNEVMSLVKDTSLVYALGISDLILASRTAANRDASLVPMFLAGAIYLILIGIVTIISKKVEKKYSYYR
- a CDS encoding amino acid ABC transporter ATP-binding protein, translating into MLELRNINKKFGDKQILSNFSLSIPEKQILAIVGPSGGGKTTLLRMLAGLETIDSGQIFYNGQPLELDELQKRNLLGFVFQDFQLFPHLSVLDNLTLSPVKTMGMKQEEAEKKARGLLEQLGLAGHADAYPFSLSGGQKQRVALARAMMIDPEIIGYDEPTSALDPELRLEVEKLILQNRELGMTQIVVTHDLQFAENIADVLLKVEPK
- a CDS encoding amino acid ABC transporter substrate-binding protein, which encodes MKKWMLVLVSLMTALFLVACGKNASETSGDNWSKYESNKSITIGFDSTFVPMGFAQKDGSYAGFDIDLATAVFEKYGITVNWQPIDWDLKEAELTKGTIDLIWNGYSATDERREKVAFSNSYMKNEQVLVTKKSSGITTAKDMAGKTLGAQAGSSGYADFEANPAILKDIVANKEANQYQTFNEALIDLKNDRIDGLLIDRVYANYYLEAEGVLNDYNVFTVGLETEAFAVGARKEDTTLVKKINEAFSSLYKDGKFQEISQKWFGEDVATKEVKEGQ
- a CDS encoding thioredoxin; the encoded protein is MEQFLDNIKDLEVTTVARAQEALDKKETATFFIGRKTCPYCRKFAGTLAGVVAETKAHIYFINSEEPSQLNELQAFRSRYGIPTVPGFVHVADGQINVRCDSSMSAQEIKDFAGL